Proteins found in one Clostridium kluyveri DSM 555 genomic segment:
- a CDS encoding sensor histidine kinase — protein sequence MFKRLRNKFLILNMSIISVMMITAFAVIYTITYNDMQMENQNKLLSLPVIKLESNSNPPKTNGSVSAGLHVIRNIPSDYSLSFSIRVDSDGKVSDIDSYIDMSDENYHKAAELAWSNKKNNSTINLDGKLWEYTLSPIVENHIIFQNGQQSVNTTDKGYDIKFLDVTDTHKTLGELLATFIVVGIVMLIVIFVISLYFANRAIKPIAEVWEKQKQLVADASHELKTPLAIINANSDALLAVQEETIKSQKKWLHYIKAEICRMTKLINDLLYLAKTENTSVRRIYSSLDISSIVNNVVLSMEAIAFEKDIKFSHKVEQDIMVKGDPEQIKQVVMILLDNAIKYTDEKGYINISLKKTKRYIVFSIKNSGKGISKQDLPKLFDRFYRVDPSRTHENGGYGLGLSIAKAIIDSLGGRIYAESVENESTTFTFTLGIYAL from the coding sequence ATGTTTAAAAGGCTGCGCAATAAGTTTCTAATTCTCAACATGTCAATTATTTCGGTGATGATGATTACGGCGTTTGCTGTTATTTATACAATAACTTATAACGATATGCAAATGGAAAATCAGAATAAGCTTCTTTCATTACCTGTTATCAAGCTTGAAAGTAATAGTAACCCACCAAAAACTAATGGCAGTGTTTCTGCTGGATTACATGTAATTCGCAATATTCCTTCTGATTATTCTCTTTCTTTCTCTATAAGAGTAGATTCAGATGGAAAGGTATCAGATATTGATTCCTATATTGATATGTCTGATGAAAACTATCATAAAGCAGCTGAACTTGCCTGGAGCAATAAAAAAAACAATTCCACAATAAACCTTGATGGTAAACTGTGGGAGTATACCCTATCTCCTATTGTTGAAAATCATATAATTTTTCAAAATGGCCAGCAATCAGTAAATACCACAGACAAGGGATATGATATTAAATTTTTGGATGTTACGGATACACATAAGACACTAGGAGAACTGCTAGCCACTTTCATTGTTGTAGGTATTGTTATGCTCATTGTTATATTTGTCATTAGTCTTTATTTTGCTAATCGTGCCATTAAACCTATTGCAGAAGTATGGGAAAAGCAAAAGCAGCTTGTGGCAGATGCTTCTCACGAGCTTAAAACTCCCCTTGCCATTATAAATGCAAATTCAGATGCACTTCTTGCAGTTCAAGAAGAAACAATCAAAAGTCAGAAAAAATGGCTTCATTATATAAAAGCGGAAATTTGCAGAATGACAAAACTGATAAATGATCTTCTGTATTTGGCTAAAACTGAGAATACAAGTGTACGCAGAATTTATTCATCTTTAGATATAAGCAGTATTGTAAACAATGTAGTGCTGTCAATGGAAGCCATTGCTTTTGAAAAAGATATTAAGTTTTCTCACAAAGTAGAACAGGACATAATGGTAAAAGGTGATCCGGAACAAATTAAACAAGTTGTTATGATTTTGCTTGACAATGCCATAAAATATACAGATGAAAAAGGATATATTAATATATCATTGAAAAAAACAAAACGTTATATTGTATTTTCTATTAAAAACAGTGGAAAGGGAATATCCAAACAAGATCTTCCCAAGCTATTTGACAGGTTTTACAGAGTGGATCCATCCAGAACTCATGAAAATGGCGGCTATGGATTAGGGCTGTCCATTGCAAAGGCTATTATAGATAGTTTGGGTGGTAGGATTTATGCTGAAAGTGTAGAGAATGAGAGTACTACTTTTACTTTTACACTTGGAATTTATGCATTATAA
- a CDS encoding aldehyde dehydrogenase family protein — MSNEVSIKELIEKAKVAQKKLEAYSQEQVDVLVKALGKVVYDNAEMFAKEAVEETEMGVYEDKVAKCHLKSGAIWNHIKDKKTVGIIKEEPERALVYVAKPKGVVAATTPITNPVVTPMCNAMAAIKGRNTIIVAPHPKAKKVSAHTVELMNAELKKLGAPENIIQIVEAPSREAAKELMESADVVIATGGAGRVKAAYSSGRPAYGVGPGNSQVIVDKGYDYNKAAQDIITGRKYDNGIICSSEQSVIAPAEDYDKVIAAFVENGAFYVEDEETVEKFRSTLFKDGKINSKIIGKSVQIIADLAGVKVPEGTKVIVLKGKGAGEKDVLCKEKMCPVLVALKYDTFEEAVEIAMANYMYEGAGHTAGIHSDNDENIRYAGTVLPISRLVVNQPATTAGGSFNNGFNPTTTLGCGSWGRNSISENLTYEHLINVSRIGYFNKEAKVPSYEEIWG, encoded by the coding sequence ATGAGTAATGAAGTATCTATAAAAGAATTAATTGAAAAGGCAAAGGTGGCACAAAAAAAATTGGAAGCCTATAGTCAAGAACAAGTTGATGTACTAGTAAAAGCACTAGGAAAAGTGGTTTATGATAATGCAGAAATGTTTGCAAAAGAAGCAGTTGAAGAAACAGAAATGGGTGTTTATGAAGATAAAGTAGCTAAATGTCATTTGAAATCAGGAGCTATTTGGAATCATATAAAAGACAAGAAAACTGTAGGCATAATAAAAGAAGAACCTGAAAGGGCACTTGTTTATGTTGCTAAGCCAAAGGGAGTTGTGGCAGCTACTACGCCTATAACTAATCCAGTGGTAACTCCTATGTGTAATGCAATGGCTGCTATAAAGGGCAGAAATACAATAATAGTAGCACCACATCCTAAAGCAAAGAAAGTTTCAGCTCATACTGTAGAACTTATGAATGCTGAGCTTAAAAAATTGGGAGCACCAGAAAATATCATACAGATAGTAGAAGCACCATCAAGAGAAGCTGCTAAGGAACTTATGGAAAGTGCTGATGTAGTTATTGCTACAGGCGGTGCTGGAAGAGTTAAAGCTGCTTACTCCAGTGGAAGACCAGCTTATGGCGTTGGACCTGGAAATTCACAGGTAATAGTTGATAAGGGATACGATTATAACAAAGCTGCACAGGATATAATAACAGGAAGAAAATATGACAATGGAATTATATGTTCTTCAGAGCAATCAGTTATAGCTCCTGCTGAAGATTATGATAAGGTAATAGCAGCTTTTGTAGAAAATGGGGCATTCTATGTAGAAGATGAGGAAACAGTAGAAAAGTTTAGATCAACTTTATTTAAAGATGGAAAAATAAACAGCAAGATTATAGGTAAATCCGTCCAAATTATTGCGGATCTTGCAGGAGTAAAAGTACCAGAAGGTACTAAGGTTATAGTACTTAAGGGTAAAGGTGCAGGAGAAAAAGATGTACTTTGTAAAGAAAAAATGTGTCCAGTTTTAGTAGCATTGAAATATGATACTTTTGAAGAAGCAGTTGAAATAGCTATGGCTAATTATATGTATGAAGGAGCTGGTCATACAGCAGGCATACATTCTGACAATGACGAGAACATAAGATATGCAGGAACTGTATTACCTATAAGCAGATTAGTTGTAAATCAGCCTGCAACTACTGCTGGAGGAAGTTTCAATAATGGATTTAACCCTACTACTACACTAGGCTGCGGATCATGGGGCAGAAACAGTATTTCAGAAAATCTTACTTACGAGCATCTTATAAATGTTTCAAGAATAGGGTATTTCAATAAAGAAGCAAAAGTTCCTAGCTATGAGGAAATATGGGGATAA
- the rpoN gene encoding RNA polymerase factor sigma-54 gives MDFALNLTQEQRLAMTQEMQLSIKLLQMSSFELQEYVEKELQENPVLDIKESNVDKVEKDKLEYKEIIKNLDFDNYSHHSYDRNPDEEVSPFNFISEEKSLKEYLKDQIRDLDENQCIKTICLYIIENIDDRGYLILENEEIEEELKISKELAAYCVDLIHSLEPHGIGARNLAECLKIQIKQKDMDEENIFIMIDKYLEFIAENKYNVIAKELNIDVKQAQEYGDLIKTLSPKPSRGFYTGESVRYISPDAYIKKIDSEYFIIMNDDLTPRLTINAIYKDIINNDTDKDAVSYVKEKLNSALFLIKSIQHRKSTIYRVLEKIVEIQKDYFDYGESYLKPMTLKEIASSMDMHESTVSRAIRDKYIHINRGIVKIKDLFTTGMAASFSEENVSSLIIKNSIKKMIDNEDRKKPLSDQKICDLINEEGMNISRRTVAKYREEMGIKSSKGRKRF, from the coding sequence ATGGATTTTGCTCTTAATTTAACTCAGGAACAAAGATTGGCCATGACCCAGGAAATGCAATTGTCCATAAAGTTGCTCCAAATGTCAAGCTTCGAACTTCAGGAATATGTGGAAAAAGAACTTCAGGAAAATCCTGTGCTTGATATTAAAGAATCCAATGTGGATAAAGTAGAGAAGGATAAACTTGAGTATAAAGAAATTATAAAAAATTTAGATTTTGACAACTATAGCCATCATAGTTATGATAGAAACCCTGACGAGGAAGTATCTCCCTTTAATTTTATTTCTGAAGAAAAGTCTTTAAAAGAGTATTTGAAAGATCAAATAAGGGATCTTGATGAAAACCAGTGTATAAAGACAATATGTTTATATATTATAGAAAATATAGATGATAGAGGGTATTTAATACTGGAAAACGAGGAAATAGAAGAAGAATTGAAAATTTCAAAAGAACTGGCAGCATATTGTGTAGATTTGATTCATTCTTTAGAGCCTCATGGAATAGGAGCAAGAAATTTAGCGGAATGCTTAAAAATACAGATAAAGCAAAAAGACATGGATGAGGAAAATATATTTATAATGATTGATAAATATTTGGAATTTATAGCGGAAAATAAATATAATGTTATAGCAAAAGAGTTAAATATAGATGTGAAGCAGGCTCAGGAATATGGAGATTTAATAAAGACACTTTCCCCTAAACCTTCCCGGGGATTTTATACAGGAGAAAGTGTAAGGTATATATCACCAGATGCATATATAAAAAAAATAGATAGTGAATATTTTATAATTATGAATGATGATTTAACGCCAAGACTTACTATAAATGCAATATATAAAGACATAATAAATAATGATACTGATAAAGATGCAGTAAGTTATGTAAAAGAAAAATTAAACAGTGCACTATTTTTGATAAAAAGCATACAACATAGAAAAAGTACCATTTATAGGGTTTTGGAGAAGATAGTGGAAATTCAAAAAGATTATTTTGACTATGGGGAAAGCTATTTAAAGCCCATGACATTAAAAGAGATAGCAAGTAGTATGGATATGCATGAATCCACTGTAAGCAGGGCTATAAGAGATAAATATATACACATAAACAGGGGGATTGTAAAAATAAAAGATTTATTTACTACAGGTATGGCTGCAAGTTTTAGTGAAGAGAATGTATCAAGTTTAATTATTAAAAATAGCATAAAAAAAATGATAGATAATGAGGATAGAAAAAAGCCACTATCGGACCAAAAAATATGTGATTTAATTAACGAGGAAGGTATGAATATTTCAAGAAGAACTGTAGCTAAATATAGAGAGGAAATGGGCATAAAGTCATCAAAAGGGAGAAAAAGATTTTAA
- a CDS encoding 4-hydroxybutyrate dehydrogenase, which produces MKLLKLAPDVYKFDTAEEFMKYFKVGKGDFILTNEFLYKPFLEKFNDGADAVFQEKYGLGEPSDEMINNIIKDIGDKQYNRIIAVGGGSVIDIAKILSLKYTDDSLDLFEGKVPLVKNKELIIVPTTCGTGSEVTNVSVAELKRRHTKKGIASDELYATYAVLVPEFIKGLPYKFFVTSSVDALIHATEAYVSPNANPYTDMFSVKAMELILNGYMQMVEKGNDYRVEIIEDFVIGSNYAGIAFGNAGVGAVHALSYPIGGNYHVPHGEANYLFFTEIFKTYYEKNPNGKIKDVNKLLAGILKCDESEAYDSLSQLLDKLLSRKPLREYGMKEEEIETFADSVIEGQQRLLVNNYEPFSREDIVNTYKKLY; this is translated from the coding sequence ATGAAGTTATTAAAATTGGCACCTGATGTTTATAAATTTGATACTGCAGAGGAGTTTATGAAATACTTTAAGGTTGGAAAAGGTGACTTTATACTTACTAATGAATTTTTATATAAACCTTTCCTTGAGAAATTCAATGATGGTGCAGATGCTGTATTTCAGGAGAAATATGGACTCGGTGAACCTTCTGATGAAATGATAAACAATATAATTAAGGATATTGGAGATAAACAATATAATAGAATTATTGCTGTAGGGGGAGGATCTGTAATAGATATAGCCAAAATCCTCAGTCTTAAGTATACTGATGATTCATTGGATTTGTTTGAGGGAAAAGTACCTCTTGTAAAAAACAAAGAATTAATTATAGTTCCAACTACATGTGGAACAGGTTCAGAAGTTACAAATGTATCAGTTGCAGAATTAAAGAGAAGACATACTAAAAAAGGAATTGCTTCAGACGAATTATATGCAACTTATGCAGTACTTGTACCAGAATTTATAAAAGGACTTCCATATAAGTTTTTTGTAACCAGCTCCGTAGATGCCTTAATACATGCAACAGAAGCTTATGTATCTCCAAATGCAAATCCTTATACTGATATGTTTAGTGTAAAAGCTATGGAGTTAATTTTAAATGGATACATGCAAATGGTAGAGAAAGGAAATGATTACAGAGTTGAAATAATTGAGGATTTTGTTATAGGCAGCAATTATGCAGGTATAGCTTTTGGAAATGCAGGAGTGGGAGCGGTTCACGCACTCTCATATCCAATAGGCGGAAATTATCATGTGCCTCATGGAGAAGCAAATTATCTGTTTTTTACAGAAATATTTAAAACTTATTATGAGAAAAATCCAAATGGCAAGATTAAAGATGTAAATAAACTATTAGCAGGCATACTAAAATGTGATGAAAGTGAAGCTTATGACAGTTTATCACAACTTTTAGATAAATTATTGTCAAGAAAACCATTAAGAGAATATGGAATGAAAGAGGAAGAAATTGAAACTTTTGCTGATTCAGTAATAGAAGGACAGCAGAGACTGTTGGTAAACAATTATGAACCTTTTTCAAGAGAAGACATAGTAAACACATATAAAAAGTTATATTAA
- a CDS encoding ATP-binding cassette domain-containing protein yields the protein MLAIKNISKEFKDIKAVDNLSFHVSEGEIVGLLGENGAGKTTTLRMISTMLKPTKGTIEVNGYDVIREPSKVRGEIGILFGGDVGLYDRLSARENIEYFGRLYGMTQEKINKKMEELIKDLGMEEYIDRKAGKFSRGMKQKVSIARSIIHSPKVMLFDEPSTGLDVSATRIIHEFILKCKNENKIILLSSHSMTEVEKLCDRIIIIQKGRLIEEGTIEQLKKKYDNYNLEEVFIKLIGGNVHE from the coding sequence ATGCTCGCAATAAAAAATATAAGTAAAGAATTTAAAGATATAAAAGCTGTAGACAATCTATCTTTCCATGTAAGTGAAGGAGAAATAGTAGGCCTTCTAGGTGAGAACGGTGCCGGAAAAACCACTACTTTAAGAATGATTTCCACCATGTTAAAACCTACCAAGGGAACCATAGAAGTTAACGGATACGATGTAATTAGAGAACCTTCAAAAGTGAGAGGAGAAATAGGTATTTTATTTGGAGGTGATGTTGGACTTTATGATAGATTATCAGCTAGAGAGAACATTGAATACTTTGGACGCCTTTATGGAATGACTCAGGAAAAAATAAATAAAAAAATGGAAGAACTCATAAAAGATCTTGGAATGGAAGAATACATAGACAGAAAAGCAGGCAAATTCTCAAGGGGAATGAAACAGAAAGTATCCATAGCAAGGTCTATAATACATTCTCCAAAAGTAATGTTGTTTGATGAGCCAAGTACTGGACTGGATGTTTCCGCAACAAGAATAATACATGAATTTATTTTGAAATGTAAAAATGAGAATAAAATAATTCTTTTATCTTCTCACTCCATGACAGAAGTAGAAAAACTCTGTGATAGAATTATAATAATCCAAAAAGGAAGACTTATAGAAGAGGGAACCATAGAACAATTAAAGAAAAAATATGATAATTACAACCTTGAAGAAGTATTTATAAAATTAATAGGAGGTAATGTCCATGAATAA
- a CDS encoding sialidase family protein, giving the protein MKSRLSLILNTIKKKMGAALLCAAFAATIGTGTVLASNSTNSLLCKVVNGIKSYSTDGGKTWSGKAPEGVNINEAKDGTGGNLEDLSLGGINGESLAVKVENGVRSYSTDGGKTWSKEVPKGVTVSEDGKKIKVVKTQSATDAN; this is encoded by the coding sequence ATGAAAAGTAGGTTATCATTAATTTTGAATACAATAAAAAAGAAAATGGGTGCTGCTCTTCTTTGTGCAGCATTTGCTGCTACAATAGGAACTGGAACGGTATTGGCATCAAATTCCACAAACTCTCTGCTTTGCAAAGTGGTAAATGGTATTAAAAGCTATTCTACAGATGGTGGTAAGACATGGAGTGGAAAAGCTCCTGAGGGTGTGAACATTAATGAAGCTAAAGACGGTACAGGTGGTAACTTAGAAGATCTTTCACTTGGAGGTATTAATGGAGAGAGTTTAGCGGTAAAAGTAGAAAACGGTGTTAGGAGTTACTCTACGGATGGTGGTAAAACTTGGAGTAAAGAGGTTCCTAAAGGTGTAACTGTAAGTGAAGATGGTAAGAAAATCAAAGTGGTAAAAACACAAAGTGCAACTGATGCTAATTAA
- a CDS encoding response regulator transcription factor, whose protein sequence is MRILMVEDEKYMAEAVAQILKRNHYSVDLEYNGESGLDCGLSGIYDIIILDIMLPKMDGISLLKELRRNGIETPVILLTAKGETEDKVRGLDSGADDYLAKPFEAEELLARLRALGRRKSELVNEGILKYGDMKLDPLNLRLSCRKQEFKLTLKECQLLELLIKGKGIIISKNVIVEKLWGYETDVEYNNVEVYVSFLRKKLRNIKSNVFIQTVRGAGYVIGIEKDGK, encoded by the coding sequence ATGAGAATTTTAATGGTGGAAGATGAAAAATATATGGCAGAAGCAGTGGCTCAAATTCTTAAAAGAAATCACTATAGTGTTGATTTGGAGTATAATGGTGAGAGTGGATTGGACTGTGGGCTTTCAGGTATTTATGATATAATAATTCTAGACATCATGCTTCCTAAAATGGATGGCATAAGCTTACTTAAAGAATTACGTCGAAATGGTATTGAAACCCCTGTAATTTTATTGACAGCAAAAGGAGAAACAGAGGATAAAGTAAGAGGATTAGATAGCGGTGCGGACGATTATTTGGCAAAACCCTTTGAGGCGGAAGAATTATTAGCTCGTTTGCGGGCTTTAGGGCGTAGGAAAAGTGAATTGGTAAATGAGGGCATTTTAAAATATGGGGATATGAAATTAGACCCTCTTAATTTGAGACTAAGCTGCAGGAAGCAGGAATTTAAATTGACTTTAAAAGAATGTCAATTGTTAGAACTGCTAATCAAAGGAAAAGGTATTATAATTTCAAAAAATGTTATTGTTGAAAAGCTCTGGGGTTACGAAACTGACGTAGAATATAATAATGTAGAAGTTTATGTATCTTTTTTACGAAAAAAGTTAAGAAATATCAAGTCTAATGTTTTTATCCAAACGGTACGTGGAGCAGGATATGTTATAGGTATAGAAAAGGATGGCAAATAA
- a CDS encoding ABC transporter permease: MNNFWIIFKKELMDIFRDKKTLIFTILLPIIMYPAMFKIIDFTMKDTTKSIEKNITIAYKGNESSSVYTMLKNLNNITIDNTGNANEKLKKGKISLIIEAPEDFDFKVSNKTEATVKIIYDKDSSKSSLASSLIKDTLDNYNKSIVYGRLNEEGINTDILTPFQVKEETLDNQNDNTIAFGILSVLPTILIIFMISPTIGIAADLVAGEKERNTFEALLSTSVKRMSIFWGKLMAISSVALITLIVTLASMIASMLYIFSSEGKLSIPIGAFIVIGIVSLFVLIALSSIEISISMFARSMKEANTYLGGFIIPVMILTYIPFMMDSKNIGFLFFNIPIVNAVVVMKEAIAGVFNPTHITVVLLWHIVYVIATVFLAKFMFSKEEVVFRS; encoded by the coding sequence ATGAATAACTTTTGGATAATTTTCAAGAAAGAACTTATGGATATTTTCAGGGATAAAAAAACTCTTATATTCACTATACTATTGCCTATTATAATGTATCCTGCCATGTTTAAGATAATAGATTTTACTATGAAGGACACTACAAAATCCATTGAAAAAAACATAACTATTGCCTATAAAGGCAATGAAAGTTCTTCAGTATACACTATGTTAAAAAATCTAAATAACATAACTATAGATAATACAGGCAATGCAAATGAAAAACTGAAAAAGGGGAAAATATCCCTTATAATTGAAGCTCCTGAAGACTTTGACTTTAAAGTTTCCAATAAAACTGAGGCCACTGTCAAAATAATATATGACAAAGACTCCAGTAAATCCTCCCTGGCATCTTCACTTATAAAAGACACTTTAGATAATTATAATAAATCTATTGTATATGGAAGATTGAATGAAGAAGGAATTAATACCGATATATTAACTCCTTTTCAAGTAAAAGAGGAAACTTTAGATAATCAAAATGATAATACCATAGCCTTTGGAATTTTAAGTGTGCTACCTACTATATTAATTATTTTTATGATAAGCCCTACTATAGGAATAGCTGCTGATCTTGTGGCAGGTGAAAAAGAAAGAAATACCTTTGAAGCACTTTTATCCACATCTGTGAAAAGAATGTCTATATTTTGGGGAAAACTTATGGCAATTTCATCTGTGGCACTTATTACATTAATAGTTACATTAGCTTCCATGATAGCCTCCATGCTCTACATATTTTCCTCAGAAGGAAAATTAAGTATTCCCATAGGTGCTTTTATTGTTATAGGCATAGTATCTCTGTTTGTATTAATAGCACTAAGCTCTATAGAAATATCCATAAGTATGTTTGCCCGTTCCATGAAAGAGGCAAATACCTATCTTGGTGGATTTATAATTCCTGTAATGATTTTGACTTACATACCTTTTATGATGGATTCAAAAAATATAGGTTTTCTATTTTTTAATATCCCCATAGTAAATGCAGTGGTAGTTATGAAAGAAGCTATTGCAGGAGTATTTAACCCTACTCATATTACAGTAGTTTTATTATGGCATATTGTATATGTAATAGCTACCGTATTTTTGGCAAAATTTATGTTTTCCAAAGAAGAGGTTGTATTTAGATCTTAA
- a CDS encoding methyl-accepting chemotaxis protein produces the protein MNKIKNLSIRVRIMLLVFFAMLVSNISIAVTLSYNIYNDFFQIVTGGIILKAILFFIIFEVIAASLSEFVIVKPLKKGIILADSIADNDLSVDIETIQHGEAGQMIESLLKAKNNLKNLISEIQKSSKKVTFSSENLNNVIVQASTQVNEINEGIKELISDFHRNVENIQQTSISLSDITDNSQNTAELASKILEYTKSVKYAAENGKVSVDSIVGAINDLASNSKDVSDEVLELEKQSNKIDEIVVIISGISEQTNLLALNAAIEAARAGEAGRGFSVVAEEIRKLAEDTNSSLQDIGNLVKDMNAKTRNVVSAVMTTEEKVELGVSKSNQVKTSIDEIIGSIENTFSMLNTITEGVTTQAAALEEMSATIDNMNSTVESGIDVSNDIKEKLNIQETLFNKIDSTSGELVILSEDMNNLTNTFKL, from the coding sequence ATGAATAAGATTAAAAATCTTTCAATACGTGTTCGTATTATGCTTCTAGTTTTTTTTGCAATGCTTGTATCAAATATATCTATAGCAGTTACTTTATCCTACAATATATACAATGATTTTTTTCAAATAGTCACTGGAGGGATTATTCTCAAAGCCATACTATTTTTTATAATTTTTGAGGTAATTGCAGCTTCACTGTCAGAATTTGTTATTGTAAAACCTTTAAAAAAAGGCATTATACTTGCAGATTCTATTGCAGATAACGATCTTTCTGTTGACATTGAAACCATTCAACACGGAGAAGCAGGACAGATGATAGAGTCCCTTTTAAAAGCAAAGAATAATTTAAAAAATTTAATATCAGAAATACAGAAATCCTCTAAAAAAGTAACTTTCTCATCTGAAAACTTGAATAATGTAATTGTACAGGCTAGTACTCAGGTAAACGAAATTAATGAAGGAATTAAAGAACTTATATCCGATTTTCACCGAAATGTTGAAAATATACAACAAACTTCAATTTCATTATCTGATATAACTGACAATTCACAAAATACGGCTGAACTTGCTTCTAAAATTTTAGAATATACAAAATCAGTAAAGTATGCTGCTGAAAATGGTAAAGTTTCTGTTGATTCTATTGTAGGAGCTATAAATGATCTTGCCTCAAACTCAAAAGATGTAAGTGATGAGGTACTTGAGCTTGAAAAGCAGAGTAATAAAATTGATGAAATTGTTGTTATTATTTCTGGAATTTCAGAACAGACAAATCTTCTTGCCTTAAATGCTGCTATTGAAGCTGCTAGAGCCGGTGAGGCAGGAAGGGGCTTCTCTGTAGTAGCTGAGGAAATAAGAAAACTTGCAGAAGACACCAATAGTTCACTTCAAGATATCGGTAACCTTGTTAAAGATATGAATGCAAAAACTAGAAATGTAGTATCTGCTGTTATGACAACAGAAGAAAAAGTGGAACTTGGGGTTTCTAAATCTAACCAGGTAAAGACAAGCATAGATGAAATTATTGGCAGTATTGAAAATACCTTTAGCATGTTAAATACCATAACTGAGGGAGTTACAACTCAGGCAGCTGCTCTTGAAGAAATGAGTGCAACTATAGATAATATGAATTCTACTGTTGAATCAGGAATTGATGTTTCAAATGACATTAAGGAAAAACTGAATATACAAGAGACTTTATTTAATAAAATTGACAGTACTTCTGGCGAATTAGTAATTTTATCTGAAGACATGAATAATCTTACAAATACATTTAAATTATAA